A genomic window from Hypomesus transpacificus isolate Combined female chromosome 15, fHypTra1, whole genome shotgun sequence includes:
- the LOC124478102 gene encoding olfactory receptor 52B2-like translates to MEEPANVSYILTLPGYNLPPDAVIPAFLFASLGYMIILFCNLLLIITIIGNKSLHQPMYLLLLNLPINDLIGTTALFPQIIKQILLDVKTLPHSTCVTQAFFVHVYGTGAIFILTAMAYDRYIAICCPLKYNVIMANSHLMKVITVMWLSNFTLISVLFYLLLRLPRCRSLMVNTYCDNPSLLTLVCADTSINNIYGLFTVAFTQVIANGTVLYTYLQILVACFRNKGSDTKNKALQTCATHLIVFLLLECLGLFTIISYRLRHIPLDLRRLIGVSTLIFPPILNPIIYGLKTKEIRERVIHMFKSKIFPS, encoded by the coding sequence ATGGAAGAACCTGCAAATGTGTCATATATTTTAACACTTCCAGGCTACAACCTCCCTCCTGATGCTGTCATCCCTGCTTTCCTTTTCGCATCCCTGGGTTATATGATCATCCTGTTCTGCAACCTTCTTCTTATAATCACCATCATCGGAAATAAGAGCCTCCACCAGCCCATGTATCTTTTGTTGCTTAACTTGCCCATCAACGATCTCATCGGCACCACTGCACTGTTTCCACAGATTATCAAACAGATTTTATTAGACGTCAAAACGTTACCACACTCAACTTGTGTCACTCAAGCATTCTTTGTTCATGTGTATGGAACTGGTGCTATTTTTATTTTAACTGCTATGGCATATGACAGATACATTGCCATATGTTGTCCATTGAAGTACAATGTCATTATGGCTAACAGCCACCTGATGAAAGTCATAACAGTGATGTGGCTGAGCAACTTTACTCTAATTAGTGTTCTCTTCTACCTGTTGCTTCGTTTACCCCGTTGTAGGTCTCTCATGGTAAACACCTATTGTGACAACCCCTCATTGCTGACACTGGTCTGTGCAGATACAAGCATCAATAACATCTACGGTTTATTCACTGTGGCTTTTACACAGGTGATAGCAAATGGGACAGTTCTGTACACATATCTTCAGATCCTTGTTGCATGTTTCAGAAACAAGGGATCTGATACGAAAAACAAAGCTTTACAGACTTGTGCCACTCATCtaattgtttttcttcttcttgaatGTCTGGGTCTTTTCACAATTATTTCCTACAGACTAAGACATATTCCCCTGGATCTAAGGAGACTTATAGGGGTCTCAACATTAATTTTTCCTCCAATACTGAATCCTATCATATATGGTCTAAAAACTAAAGAGATTAGAGAAAGGGTGATACACATGTTCAAGAGCAAAATATTTCCCTCCTAG
- the LOC124478098 gene encoding olfactory receptor 52B2-like, whose translation MEEPANVSSILTLQGYNLPPDAVIPAFLFASLGYMIILFCNLLLIITIIRNKSLHQPMYLLLLNLPINDLIGTTALFPQMIKQILLDVKTLPHSSCVTQAFFLHVYGTGTVLILSAMAYDRYIAICCPLKYNVIMTNSHLMKVITVMWLTNLTLISVLFYLLLRLPRCRSLMAHTYCDNPSLLTLVCADTSINNIYGLFTTALTQVIANGTVLYTYLQILVACFRNKGSDTKNKALQTCATHLIVFLLLECLGLFTIISSRIKNIPPDLRRLIGVSTLMFPPTVNPIIYGLKTKEIREKVIHMFKSKIFPS comes from the coding sequence ATGGAAGAACCTGCAAATGTGTCGTCTATTTTAACACTTCAAGGCTACAACCTCCCTCCTGACGCTGTCATCCCTGCTTTTCTTTTCGCATCCCTGGGTTATATGATCATCCTGTTCTGCAACCTTCTTCTTATAATCACCATCATCAGAAATAAGAGCCTCCACCAGCCCATGTATCTTTTGTTGCTCAACTTGCCCATCAACGATCTCATCGGCACCACTGCACTGTTTCCACAGATGATCAAACAGATTTTATTAGACGTCAAGACGTTACCACACTCCTCATGTGTCACTCAAGCATTCTTCCTTCATGTGTATGGAACAGGTACCGTTTTGATTTTATCTGCTATGGCATATGACAGATACATTGCCATATGTTGTCCATTGAAGTACAATGTTATTATGACTAACAGCCACTTGATGAAAGTCATAACAGTGATGTGGCTGACTAACCTTACTCTAATTAGTGTTCTTTTCTACCTGTTGCTTCGTTTGCCCCGTTGTAGATCTCTCATGGCACACACCTATTGTGACAACCCCTCATTGCTGACACTGGTCTGTGCAGATACAAGCATCAATAACATATACGGTTTATTCACTACGGCTCTGACACAGGTGATAGCAAATGGGACAGTTCTGTACACATATCTTCAGATCCTTGTTGCATGTTTCAGAAACAAGGGATCTGATACGAAAAACAAAGCTTTACAGACTTGTGCCACTCATCtaattgtttttcttcttcttgaatGTCTGGGTCTTTTCACAATTATTTCCTCCAGAATAAAGAACATTCCCCCGGACCTAAGGAGACTTATAGGGGTctcaacattaatgtttcctccaACAGTTAATCCTATCATATATGGTCTAAAAACTAAAGAGATCAGAGAAAAGGTGATACACATGTTCAAGAGCAAAATATTTCCCTCCTAG
- the LOC124477986 gene encoding olfactory receptor 52B2-like, with translation MENTSLNSLSVQLSLDPFYIPPGAKYPIFFLGLVIYFFSVFCNLTLLALISVQKNLHKPMYFILFSLPLNDVIGITAMLPKVLSDVVMETNQVYYPLCVLQGFLLHMYGGGVLFILAAMAFDRYVAICLPLQYNSVMSPRMVGFIICLVWGLDFALIVSLFSLQTKLPLCRSSLMNVFCDNPSLLKLTCGNTTINNIIGLFNTAVMQIISVSVQVFSYVKILIACLATRKSEAKSKAVNTCVAQLVIFIIFEIVGTFTILSHRFQNISSDLQKIMGMLIFLVPPLLNPIVYGLNTSEIRNSFLKVFQTKVSAKF, from the coding sequence ATGGAAAACACGTCCTTGAACAGTCTCAGTGTCCAGTTGAGCCTTGACCCTTTTTACATCCCACCAGGGGCCAAGTACCCCATATTTTTTCTTGGTCTCGTCATCTACTTCTTTAGTGTATTTTGCAACCTGACTCTGCTGGCTCTGATCAGTGTGCAGAAGAACCTCCACAAACCCATGTATTTCATTCTCTTCAGCCTTCCTTTGAACGACGTGATAGGTATCACTGCAATGCTGCCCAAGGTACTATCAGACGTCGTGATGGAGACCAACCAAGTGTACTACcctctgtgtgtgctgcagggctTCCTGCTCCACATGTACGGAGGTGGGGTTCTCTTCATCCTGGCCGCCATGGCCTTCGATCGCTACGTGGCCATCTGCCTGCCCTTGCAGTACAACTCTGTCATGTCTCCCAGAATGGTGGGGTTTATTATATGTCTGGTTTGGGGCCTTGACTTTGCCTTGATTGTATCTCTGTTTTCATTGCAGACTAAGCTACCTCTTTGCAGGTCCTCTCTCATGAATGTGTTCTGTGATAACCCATCTCTTCTTAAACTCACTTGTGGCAACACAACAATCAATAATATCATAGGTTTGTTCAACACAGCCGTTATGCAGATCATCAGTGTGTCTGTCCAGGTATTTTCTTATGTGAAAATATTAATAGCTTGCTTGGCTACGAGGAAGTCAGAGGCAAAGAGTAAGGCAGTGAACACTTGTGTGGCACAACTAGTCATATTCATCATATTTGAGATTGTGGGGACCTTCACTATTCTATCACACAGATTCCAGAACATCTCTTCTGACCTTCAGAAGATTATGGGCATGTTGATATTCCTTGTACCTCCGCTTCTGAATCCAATTGTATATGGTTTAAATACGAGTGAAATACGAAATAGTTTCCTTAAAGTATTTCAAACTAAAGTTTCAGCAAAGTTCTAG
- the LOC124477988 gene encoding olfactory receptor 146-like has product MDLISQVDPPNQTFTYILTMASFDIPSPVNYLVFAVGVLVYMFSFFGNLTILVLIITQKSLHKPMFYILFSLPLNDIIGITAFLPRLLHDIVTQTNLAYYPTCVLQAFWLHMYGGAVLFILAAMSIDRYLAICKPLQYHSLMTPFTMCSLITLAWGFDFVLMLILFGLQARAKNRCRSTLQNVYCENVSLLLLSCGDDLTVNNIYGVAMTAFFQIVSLVIQLFSYANILVVCVMNRHSDTISKAVNTCLSQIFTFVIFEFLATFTVAAYRSQTLSPNARKLSSMLVWILLPVLNPIIYGIKTKDIRAVLHTLLKKDNKIAL; this is encoded by the coding sequence ATGGATTTGATATCACAGGTGGATCCCCCTAACCAGACCTTCACTTACATCCTGACGATGGCATCCTTTGACATCCCCTCACCAGTAAACTACCTGGTCTTCGCTGTGGGTGTGCTGGTGTACATGTTCTCTTTCTTTGGCAACCTGACTATTCTGGTGCTTATCATCACCCAGAAGAGTCTACACAAACCCATGTTCTACATCCTCTTTAGTCTCCCACTCAATGATATTATAGGAATCACTGCCTTCCTACCCAGGTTGCTTCATGACATTGTTACGCAGACCAACCTTGCATACTACCCCACATGTGTCCTGCAGGCCTTCTGGCTTCATATGTACGGAGGCGCTGTTCTTTTCATTCTTGCTGCAATGTCCATTGACAGATACCTTGCAATATGTAAACCACTGCAATATCATTCACTCATGACACCTTTTACAATGTGCAGTCTAATCACATTAGCTTGGGGCTTTGACTTTGTCCTCATGCTCATTTTGTTTGGCCTCCAGGCCAGAGCTAAAAACAGGTGCAGGAGCACCCTGCAAAATGTCTACTGTGAAAACGTTTCCCTGCTTCTCCTCTCTTGTGGTGACGATCTGACCGTTAACAACATTTATGGTGTTGCTATGACAGCGTTCTTTCAGATTGTTAGTTTAGTCATTCAGCTTTTTTCTTACGCTAACATTTTAGTAGTGTGTGTTATGAATCGACATTCAGACACCATAAGCAAGGCTGTGAACACGTGTTTGTCTCAAATTTTCACATTTGTTATTTTTGAATTTCTAGCCACATTTACAGTAGCAGCATATCGTTCACAGACCTTATCCCCAAATGCTCGAAAATTAAGTTCAATGTTGGTTTGGATCCTACTTCCTGTACTCAACCCAATTATATATGGAATAAAAACAAAGGATATTAGAGCTGTGCTTCACACACTGCTAAAGAAAGACAATAAAATAGCTCTATAA
- the LOC124477990 gene encoding olfactory receptor 146-like, producing MDLISQVDPPNQTFTYILTMASFDIPSPVNYLVFAVGVLVYMFSFFGNLTILVLIITQKSLHKPMFYILFSLPLNDIIGITAFLPRLLHDIVTQTNLAYYPTCVLQAFLLHLYGGAVLFILAAMSVDRYIAICRPLQYHSLMTPCAMYALITVVWCANFSLIFILFGLQARADNRCRSTMPNVYCDNVSLLNLSCGDNLTLNNIFGIALTVLYQGLSLIIQFFSYANIFAVCIMNRHSDTISKAVNTCMSQLITFILFETISTFTVAAYRSQTLSPNARKLSGILIWILLPVLNPIIYGIKTKDIRGVLVTLLKKDNKIPL from the coding sequence ATGGATTTGATATCACAGGTGGATCCCCCTAACCAGACCTTCACTTACATCCTGACGATGGCATCCTTTGACATCCCCTCACCAGTAAACTACCTGGTCTTCGCTGTGGGTGTGCTGGTGTACATGTTCTCTTTCTTTGGCAACCTGACTATTCTGGTGCTTATCATCACCCAGAAGAGTCTACACAAACCCATGTTCTACATCCTCTTTAGTCTCCCACTCAATGATATTATAGGAATCACTGCCTTCCTACCCAGGTTGCTTCATGACATTGTTACGCAGACCAACCTTGCATACTACCCCACATGTGTCCTGCAGGCCTTTTTGCTGCACCTTTACGGAGGCGCTGTTCTTTTCATTCTTGCTGCAATGTCCGTTGATAGATACATAGCAATATGTAGACCACTGCAATATCATTCACTCATGACACCTTGTGCAATGTATGCTCTAATCACAGTAGTTTGGTGCGCTAACTTTTCCcttatatttattttgtttggCCTCCAGGCCAGAGCTGACAACAGGTGCAGGAGCACCATGCCAAATGTCTACTGTGATAACGTTTCTCTGCTTAATCTCTCTTGTGGCGATAATCTGACTCTTAACAACATTTTTGGTATTGCTCTGACAGTATTATATCAGGGCCTTAGCTTGATtattcagtttttttcttaCGCTAACATTTTTGCAGTGTGCATTATGAATCGACATTCAGACACCATAAGCAAGGCTGTGAACACGTGTATGTCTCAACTCATCACATTTATATTATTTGAAACTATTTCCACATTTACAGTAGCAGCATATCGTTCACAGACCTTATCTCCAAATGCTCGAAAATTAAGTGGAATATTGATTTGGATCCTACTTCCCGTACTCAACCCAATCATATATGGAATAAAAACAAAGGATATTAGAGGTGTGCTTGTTACTCTGCTAAAGAAAGACAATAAAATACCTCTATAA
- the LOC124477987 gene encoding olfactory receptor 52K2-like, producing the protein MEDITQNLTFSFHLQIDTFDIPNPVNYPVFLIGMLVYLFSITCNLVILMLIITRKSLHKPMYYLLFSLPLNDMIGITAFLPRLLGDIVTQTNFVYYPTCFLQAFVLHGYGGATLFILAAMSIDRYFAICKPLQYYSVMTPFTIRFLICSAWGLDLLLMIGLFGLQAKANRCKTFIANVYCDNPALLKLSCGVDLSVNNIYGLFLTAFIQMISLVIQLYSYVNILVICIFNRQSDAKSKAVNTCLAQILIFVIFECMITFAILSYRFSDISPNARKLCGSMIFILPPVLNPIIYGMKTKELRTSFLAVIHNKKIDNT; encoded by the coding sequence ATGGAAGATATTACTCAAAATCTCACATTTAGTTTCCATCTGCAAATTGACACCTTTGACATTCCCAACCCAGTGAACTACCCAGTCTTCCTCATTGGCATGCTTGTCTACCTGTTCTCTATCACCTGCAACCTGGTCATCCTGATGCTGATCATCACCAGGAAGAGCCTTCACAAACCCATGTACTACTTATTGTTCAGTCTTCCCCTCAATGACATGATAGGAATCACTGCCTTTCTACCCAGGCTGTTGGGGGACATTGTCACACAGACCAACTTTGTTTACTACCCTACGTGCTTCCTACAGGCCTTTGTCCTTCATGGATATGGAGGTGCAACTCTTTTCATATTAGCAGCTATGTCCATCGATAGATACTTTGCAATATGCAAGCCACTGCAATATTATTCGGTCATGACACCTTTTACCATACGTTTCCTCATATGCTCAGCTTGGGGCTTGGACCTCCTTCTCATGATAGGTCTGTTTGGACTCCAAGCTAAAGCTAATCGATGTAAGACATTTATTGCCAATGTTTACTGTGACAACCCTGCATTGCTCAAATTGTCCTGTGGGGTAGACCTTTCAGTTAACAACATTTATGGTCTTTTCCTAACAGCTTTTATACAGATGATTAGCTTGGTTATTCAGTTATATTCTTATgttaatatattagtaatatgtATTTTTAACCGTCAATCTGATGCTAAAAGCAAGGCAGTAAATACATGTCTGGCCCAGATACTAATATTTGTTATCTTTGAATGTATGATCACATTTGCAATCCTGTCCTATCGCTTCTCAGACATATCCCCAAATGCCAGAAAGTTATGTGGTAGCATGATTTTCATACTCCCTCCTGTACTTAATCCAATTATTTATGGAATGAAAACAAAAGAACTGAGAACTTCATTTTTAGCAGTAATACATAACAAAAAAATCgataacacataa
- the LOC124477993 gene encoding olfactory receptor 51I1-like, with translation MGAMELSNNGKLGFVFIGSVLYTFSVLCNLALLLVIAVNKMYRFQGSPRLLQQMMGMLFAVVSPSLNPLIYGIKSKEIKVKLKQLFFQLPGTGGLKVQVNTVSM, from the exons ATGGGTGCAATGGAGTTGAGCAATAATGGCAAGTTAGGGTTTGTATTCATAGGTTCTGTTTTGTATACTTTTTCAGTGTTGTGTAATCTAGCTTTGCTTTTGGTCATAGCTGTTAACAAAA TGTATAGGTTTCAAGGTAGTCCACGCCTGCTTCAGCAGATGATGGGGATGCTATTTGCAGTGGTTTCTCCGAGCCTCAATCCACTGATATATGGGATTAAAAGTAAAGAGATTAAAGTAAAACTGAAACAACTCTTCTTTCAGTTACCTGGTACAGGTGGCCTGAAAGTTCAAGTAAACACTGTCTCAATGTAA